In Camelina sativa cultivar DH55 chromosome 16, Cs, whole genome shotgun sequence, a single window of DNA contains:
- the LOC104753938 gene encoding UDP-glycosyltransferase 91A1-like has product MLCLFLFKFFSSLNQQAHTVSFISTPCNIDRLLPWLPENLSSAINFVKLPLPVVGDNKLPEDGEATTDLPVELISYLKIAYDGLKSPVTEFLESSKPDWVLQDFAAYWLPPISRRLGIKTGFLRAFNGATLGILKPSGFEEYCTCPADFMKPPKWVLFETPVAFKLFECRYIFHGFMAETTEGNVPDIHRVGRVIDGCDAIFVRCCYEYEAEWLGMIQDLHRKPVIPVGVLPPKLEEKFEDTDTWLTVKKWLDSRKTKDSSWFGGYEPVELPEGFEERTAGRGMVWRGWVEQLRTLSHDSIGLALTHPGWGTIIEAIRFSKPMAVLVFLNDQGLNASHRAEENWVYDPSG; this is encoded by the exons ATGCTctgcctttttctttttaagttcttCTCAAGCTTAAACCAACAGGCTCACACCGTCTCTTTCATCTCCACTCCATGTAATATCGATCGCCTACTCCCATGGTTGCCGGAGAATCTCTCCTCCGCCATTAACTTCGTCAAGCTTCCACTTCCCGTCGTCGGCGACAACAAACTCCCGGAGGACGGCGAAGCCACCACCGACTTGCCTGTTGAACTTATCTCTTACTTAAAAATCGCTTACGACGGGTTGAAGTCTCCGGTGACGGAGTTTCTTGAATCTTCCAAACCAGACTGGGTTCTTCAAGATTTCGCGGCGTATTGGCTTCCTCCGATCTCTCGCCGCCTTGGAATCAAGACCGGTTTCTTACGCGCTTTCAACGGCGCGACGCTCGGGATTCTGAAACCATCGGGGTTCGAAGAGTACTGTACTTGTCCGGCGGATTTCATGAAGCCGCCTAAGTGGGTTCTGTTCGAAACTCCGGTGGCTTTCAAGTTATTCGAATGCCGGTACATTTTTCATGGATTCATGGCGGAGACCACCGAAGGAAATGTCCCCGACATCCACCGTGTCGGCAGGGTGATCGACGGCTGTGACGCCATCTTCGTACGGTGCTGTTACGAGTACGAAGCTGAGTGGTTAGGAATGATACAAGATCTTCACCGGAAACCGGTTATCCCGGTGGGAGTCTTACCACCTAAACTGGAAGAAAAGTTTGAAGACACCGACACGTGGCTGACTGTTAAGAAGTGGTTGGACTCCCGGAAAACTAAG GACTCGTCGTGGTTCGGGGGATACGAACCGGTCGAGCTTCCGGAAGGGTTCGAAGAGCGTACGGCGGGTAGAGGAATGGTGTGGAGAGGTTGGGTTGAGCAATTAAGAACACTGAGCCATGATTCCATCGGTTTGGCCCTGACTCATCCCGGTTGGGGAACGATAATCGAAGCTATCCGGTTTTCTAAACCGATGGCAGTACTGGTTTTTCTGAACGACCAAGGATTGAATGCTAGTCATCGAGCAGAAGAAAATTGGGTATATGATCCCTCGGGATGA
- the LOC104751897 gene encoding KH domain-containing protein HEN4-like isoform X1 — MNKRRGVTTAVAKRRPVIHVLPDETAIRVVCHASVIGGIIGPNGSVVSKLRRETGTKIHCESPVNGSDHWVVFIVGSTAVNKSVLLTDRVGDFSGGEHEDWVTCEVSAAQSALIRVLERSWVVLAAKDSGGVVDGEDEEACCGILADRNQIGAVLGLGGKNVEWIRRQSGAMIRVLPPPICGTNTDELIQITGDVLAVKKALVMVSTCIQNCPPLNGYPPPLCSKAYESSSTDVNSDDPHSEFFPNLHSSLPNVSETAEGDRHLPSLYEEEGDRFQDSENTERKVVFKMIYTSVVVGGIIGKQGSIVRALQNQSGASILVGAPLKVSGERVVTISARENLESRYSHAQNALALVFARSVEIDVEKGRRPGLHNGPLVKAKLLVPSQFANSLIENRNREAIVATGAHVHIPVGDQISEGISEIEVVIEICGEYSHVQKTLTQVSSKLRENLLPKKVHGEMRARVSKSYESAGTNHIHNLQPSQQIASRGDSLSVSDGEQDLKMVRSSAGVMKPVDSLKHTKVLKVVDDLTQGMKQLQVSSNGDVYDSQPRRSKGVSLRKLTLELLVEKDALGSLYGRDGTGLDNLSQISGAKVDVKDPKGVEATVLISGNPEQTRTAMSLIDSILADQ; from the exons ATGAACAAACGCCGTGGAGTAACAACCGCCGTGGCGAAACGCCGTCCGGTGATACACGTGTTACCAGATGAGACGGCGATACGAGTTGTCTGCCATGCGTCAGTAATCGGCGGCATAATCGGTCCGAACGGCTCCGTCGTATCGAAACTCCGTCGTGAAACCGGTACTAAAATCCACTGCGAGTCTCCGGTTAACGGCTCCGACCACTGGGTTGTCTTCATCGTTGGTTCGACCGCCGTTAATAAAAGCGTTCTCTTGACTGACAGAGTCGGAGATTTCTCAGGCGGGGAACACGAAGATTGGGTGACTTGTGAGGTCTCCGCTGCTCAGTCGGCgttgattagggttttggagagatcttgggTTGTTTTAGCGGCTAAAGATAGTGGCGGAGTTGTTGATGGTGAGGATGAAGAAGCTTGTTGTGGGATTTTGGCTGATCGGAATCAGATTGGTGCTGTTTTGGGTTTGGGTGGGAAGAATGTTGAGTGGATACGGAGACAGTCTGGTGccatgattagggttttgcctCCTCCCATTTGTGGTACTAACACTGATGAACTCATTCAG ATAACTGGAGATGTCTTGGCTGTGAAGAAGGCATTAGTTATGGTATCGACTTGTATTCAAAATTGTCCACCTCTCAACGGGTATCCACCGCCGCTTTGCAGCAAAGCTTATGAGTCGTCGTCTACTGATGTAAACTCTGATGATCCACATTCTGAGTTTTTCCCAAATCTGCATTCTTCGTTGCCTAATGTTTCAGAGACCGCTGAAGGAGACAGACATTTGCCTTCactatatgaagaagaaggagacagGTTTCAAGATTCGGAAAATacagaacgaaaagttgtgttCAAGATGATCTACACAAGTGTTGTAGTTGGAGGCATTATTGGGAAACAAGGAAGTATTGTCAGAGCTCTGCAGAATCAGTCAGGTGCTTCTATTTTGGTTGGAGCTCCTTTAAAAGTATCCGGTGAACGAGTTGTTACCATTTCCGCACGTGAG aaCCTTGAGTCACGGTACTCTCATGCACAAAATGCTCTGGCTCTTGTCTTTGCAAGATCTGTTGAGATTGATGTTGAGAAAGGTCGGCGTCCTGGATTGCACAATGGTCCTTTGGTGAAAGCTAAGTTGTTGGTACCATCACAGTTTGCTAATAGCTTAATCGAAAATAGAAACAGAGAAGCAATCGTAGCAACTGGTGCTCATGTGCACATTCCAGTAGGCGACCAGATTTCAGAGGGGATCTCAGAAATTGAAGTGGTGATTGAG ATTTGCGGAGAGTATAGTCATGTACAGAAGACCTTGACTCAAGTTTCTTCTAAATTACGGGAAAATCTATTGCCAAAGAAGGTCCACGGAGAAATGAGAGCTAGAGTTAGTAAATCATATGAAAGTGCAGGAACAAACCATATACATAATCTGCAACCATCACAACAA ATCGCAAGCAGAGGTGATTCTCTCTCGGTATCAGATGGTGAACAAGACCTGAAGATGGTCAGAAGCAGTGCAGGAGTAATGAAACCAGTGGATTCTTTAAAGCACACCAAGGTCCTTAAAGTTGTGGATGACTTGACACAGGGAATGAAACAGCTTCAAGTTTCTAGCAATGGAGATGTCTATGATTCACAACCACG CAGAAGTAAAGGTGTATCTTTGAGAAAACTTACCTTGGAGTTGTTAGTCGAGAAAGATGCTCTTGGTTCACTCTATGGCAGAGATGGCACCGGTCTGGATAATCTCTCACAG ATTTCAGGAGCCAAAGTAGATGTGAAGGATCCTAAAGGAGTTGAAGCGACAGTCTTAATCAGTGGGAATCCTGAGCAAACCCGCACAGCGATGTCTTTGATCGATTCAATCCTTGCTGATCAATGA
- the LOC104751897 gene encoding KH domain-containing protein HEN4-like isoform X2 has translation MNKRRGVTTAVAKRRPVIHVLPDETAIRVVCHASVIGGIIGPNGSVVSKLRRETGTKIHCESPVNGSDHWVVFIVGSTAVNKSVLLTDRVGDFSGGEHEDWVTCEVSAAQSALIRVLERSWVVLAAKDSGGVVDGEDEEACCGILADRNQIGAVLGLGGKNVEWIRRQSGAMIRVLPPPICGTNTDELIQITGDVLAVKKALVMVSTCIQNCPPLNGYPPPLCSKAYESSSTDVNSDDPHSEFFPNLHSSLPNVSETAEGDRHLPSLYEEEGDRFQDSENTERKVVFKMIYTSVVVGGIIGKQGSIVRALQNQSGASILVGAPLKVSGERVVTISARENLESRYSHAQNALALVFARSVEIDVEKGRRPGLHNGPLVKAKLLVPSQFANSLIENRNREAIVATGAHVHIPVGDQISEGISEIEVVIEICGEYSHVQKTLTQVSSKLRENLLPKKVHGEMRARVSKSYESAGTNHIHNLQPSQQIASRGDSLSVSDGEQDLKMVRSSAGVMKPVDSLKHTKVLKVVDDLTQGMKQLQVSSNGDVYDSQPRSKGVSLRKLTLELLVEKDALGSLYGRDGTGLDNLSQISGAKVDVKDPKGVEATVLISGNPEQTRTAMSLIDSILADQ, from the exons ATGAACAAACGCCGTGGAGTAACAACCGCCGTGGCGAAACGCCGTCCGGTGATACACGTGTTACCAGATGAGACGGCGATACGAGTTGTCTGCCATGCGTCAGTAATCGGCGGCATAATCGGTCCGAACGGCTCCGTCGTATCGAAACTCCGTCGTGAAACCGGTACTAAAATCCACTGCGAGTCTCCGGTTAACGGCTCCGACCACTGGGTTGTCTTCATCGTTGGTTCGACCGCCGTTAATAAAAGCGTTCTCTTGACTGACAGAGTCGGAGATTTCTCAGGCGGGGAACACGAAGATTGGGTGACTTGTGAGGTCTCCGCTGCTCAGTCGGCgttgattagggttttggagagatcttgggTTGTTTTAGCGGCTAAAGATAGTGGCGGAGTTGTTGATGGTGAGGATGAAGAAGCTTGTTGTGGGATTTTGGCTGATCGGAATCAGATTGGTGCTGTTTTGGGTTTGGGTGGGAAGAATGTTGAGTGGATACGGAGACAGTCTGGTGccatgattagggttttgcctCCTCCCATTTGTGGTACTAACACTGATGAACTCATTCAG ATAACTGGAGATGTCTTGGCTGTGAAGAAGGCATTAGTTATGGTATCGACTTGTATTCAAAATTGTCCACCTCTCAACGGGTATCCACCGCCGCTTTGCAGCAAAGCTTATGAGTCGTCGTCTACTGATGTAAACTCTGATGATCCACATTCTGAGTTTTTCCCAAATCTGCATTCTTCGTTGCCTAATGTTTCAGAGACCGCTGAAGGAGACAGACATTTGCCTTCactatatgaagaagaaggagacagGTTTCAAGATTCGGAAAATacagaacgaaaagttgtgttCAAGATGATCTACACAAGTGTTGTAGTTGGAGGCATTATTGGGAAACAAGGAAGTATTGTCAGAGCTCTGCAGAATCAGTCAGGTGCTTCTATTTTGGTTGGAGCTCCTTTAAAAGTATCCGGTGAACGAGTTGTTACCATTTCCGCACGTGAG aaCCTTGAGTCACGGTACTCTCATGCACAAAATGCTCTGGCTCTTGTCTTTGCAAGATCTGTTGAGATTGATGTTGAGAAAGGTCGGCGTCCTGGATTGCACAATGGTCCTTTGGTGAAAGCTAAGTTGTTGGTACCATCACAGTTTGCTAATAGCTTAATCGAAAATAGAAACAGAGAAGCAATCGTAGCAACTGGTGCTCATGTGCACATTCCAGTAGGCGACCAGATTTCAGAGGGGATCTCAGAAATTGAAGTGGTGATTGAG ATTTGCGGAGAGTATAGTCATGTACAGAAGACCTTGACTCAAGTTTCTTCTAAATTACGGGAAAATCTATTGCCAAAGAAGGTCCACGGAGAAATGAGAGCTAGAGTTAGTAAATCATATGAAAGTGCAGGAACAAACCATATACATAATCTGCAACCATCACAACAA ATCGCAAGCAGAGGTGATTCTCTCTCGGTATCAGATGGTGAACAAGACCTGAAGATGGTCAGAAGCAGTGCAGGAGTAATGAAACCAGTGGATTCTTTAAAGCACACCAAGGTCCTTAAAGTTGTGGATGACTTGACACAGGGAATGAAACAGCTTCAAGTTTCTAGCAATGGAGATGTCTATGATTCACAACCACG AAGTAAAGGTGTATCTTTGAGAAAACTTACCTTGGAGTTGTTAGTCGAGAAAGATGCTCTTGGTTCACTCTATGGCAGAGATGGCACCGGTCTGGATAATCTCTCACAG ATTTCAGGAGCCAAAGTAGATGTGAAGGATCCTAAAGGAGTTGAAGCGACAGTCTTAATCAGTGGGAATCCTGAGCAAACCCGCACAGCGATGTCTTTGATCGATTCAATCCTTGCTGATCAATGA